The Flaviflexus equikiangi genome contains the following window.
TCATCTCGGGAAAAACTCAGGGATTTCCCTGGTGGGAACGCCGGGGAGCAGTGCCCCGGTGGATGACCCGCCCTCACTCACGGTGACACGGCTACTGTTAGCTCATGATCCAGACCCCGCCCTCCTTGCGCTACTCGGGCCGCATCGCCGCCCTCGACATCGCCCGCGGCATCGCCGTTCTCGGCATGTTCGCCGCCCATGTCGGTCCAGAACGAGACGGCCTGTCGGGCTGGTTCTTGGATCTCGCGGATGGCAGATCATCGATCCTGTTCGCAACGCTTGCCGGTGTGTCTCTCGCGATCCTGACGGGGCGGAACGTCCCCTACACGGGTGTCGAGTTCCTCCAGGCAAAGGTTCGTATCTTCACACGCGCAGCGCTCCTCATCGCCATCTCGGGCGTCCTTGCCCTCATGAACGACATTGTCGCTCTTATTCTCACCTTCTACGCGACGTGGTTCGTGCTTGCCATCCCGTTCCTGCAGTGGCGCCCCCGAAACCTGTTCATCCTTGCCGGCGGGTGCTGGATTCTCGGCCCGATCGCAGCCACGTACCTCAATGTCTTCTTCGAGAAGGCAGGTCTCTACTCGATGGGGGACTCCTCGGGTTTCCTCGTCGACACTCTGATCAACGGAACCTATGTTGGACTCGTCTACATGGGGTTCGTCTTTGCGGGGCTCGGTATTGGACGCCTCGATCTGGCAGACCGTTCTGTCGCCGCGACCCTTGCCCCGATCGGCAGCTCTCTCGCAATACTCGGCTATGGAACTGCGTTCCTGCTGACGAAAATGGGCATGGGCCCGACGTGGGAGGACTACGGCTCGTCTTTTGTCGACTCCGGCGATCTGGGATGGCGGACGGACGGGATGGGGCCCGAATGGGATCCATCCGTTTCCGCGCCGAGCCTGGACATGTTCCTCGGGGCCGAACCCCACTCGGGAACGATTCTCGAAGCGATAGGTTCAGGCGGTTTCGCGATCGCCATTATCGGTTTCCTCCTCCTCGGGGGGCCGATTCTCGGAAAAGTCCTTTATCCGATCGCCTCTGTGGGTTCGATGCCGCTGTCCGCGTACTCGTTCCACATCATCGCCATCTGGGCCATTCCCGCCCTCGTCTTTCCCGACTCTTTCGCCCCGCTCGCGTGGCTTGTCGGAGCGACGCTC
Protein-coding sequences here:
- a CDS encoding heparan-alpha-glucosaminide N-acetyltransferase domain-containing protein, giving the protein MIQTPPSLRYSGRIAALDIARGIAVLGMFAAHVGPERDGLSGWFLDLADGRSSILFATLAGVSLAILTGRNVPYTGVEFLQAKVRIFTRAALLIAISGVLALMNDIVALILTFYATWFVLAIPFLQWRPRNLFILAGGCWILGPIAATYLNVFFEKAGLYSMGDSSGFLVDTLINGTYVGLVYMGFVFAGLGIGRLDLADRSVAATLAPIGSSLAILGYGTAFLLTKMGMGPTWEDYGSSFVDSGDLGWRTDGMGPEWDPSVSAPSLDMFLGAEPHSGTILEAIGSGGFAIAIIGFLLLGGPILGKVLYPIASVGSMPLSAYSFHIIAIWAIPALVFPDSFAPLAWLVGATLVLCSAWRLVLGRGPLERLLHVASTRASQITAPPPYTPLPVAPNGESPRQ